In the Nitrospira sp. genome, one interval contains:
- a CDS encoding Mrp/NBP35 family ATP-binding protein, producing MAMAAGKDLKSILTKLQYSDDAKVVQQITAQMKQVQARMAGIKRKLVVMSGKGGVGKSMTTVNLALAFARQGAKVGLLDVDLNGPCVPRMMGLHGQSLTMTADGALPPVGPLGIKVASMDFFLGDASPVRWKGPMDLSPVWLGLMEMNVIREFLADVAWGELDYLLADLPPGAAADKPPVIAGFIPDLAGAIVVTTPSEVASDVVQKSVTYARDMGIRVLGIVENMSEYRCPSCGAENELFEGNTEAMCEVLDLPLLGRIPFDRTLAKTFDKGQPLLDPDYPTIRKYQDIVGRIQALLDYKKVLAEKL from the coding sequence ATGGCCATGGCTGCCGGCAAGGATCTCAAATCGATCCTGACAAAACTCCAGTACTCCGACGACGCGAAAGTCGTGCAACAGATTACCGCGCAGATGAAGCAGGTGCAGGCTCGAATGGCCGGCATCAAGCGGAAGCTGGTGGTGATGAGCGGGAAAGGCGGAGTCGGAAAAAGCATGACCACCGTGAATCTCGCGTTGGCGTTCGCGCGACAGGGCGCGAAGGTCGGATTGCTCGATGTGGATTTGAACGGGCCTTGCGTGCCGCGGATGATGGGCTTACATGGTCAATCACTGACCATGACCGCCGACGGGGCGTTGCCCCCGGTGGGGCCGCTCGGTATCAAGGTCGCTTCGATGGACTTCTTTCTCGGCGACGCCTCTCCTGTACGCTGGAAGGGACCGATGGATTTGAGTCCAGTCTGGCTGGGATTGATGGAAATGAACGTAATCCGTGAGTTCCTCGCCGACGTGGCGTGGGGCGAACTGGATTATCTGCTGGCCGACTTGCCGCCGGGGGCAGCGGCGGACAAACCGCCCGTCATTGCGGGGTTCATTCCCGATTTAGCCGGGGCCATTGTCGTGACGACACCGTCTGAGGTGGCGTCGGATGTGGTGCAGAAATCAGTCACCTACGCCCGGGACATGGGAATCCGGGTGCTGGGTATTGTGGAAAATATGAGCGAGTATCGGTGTCCTTCCTGCGGCGCCGAAAATGAGTTGTTCGAGGGAAATACCGAGGCCATGTGCGAGGTGCTGGACCTGCCGCTCCTCGGTCGTATTCCCTTCGATCGTACGCTCGCCAAGACATTCGACAAGGGGCAACCGCTTCTTGACCCCGACTATCCGACCATTCGGAAATATCAAGACATCGTTGGGCGGATTCAAGCGTTACTGGATTATAAAAAAGTCCTGGCGGAGAAGCTGTAG
- the pheA gene encoding prephenate dehydratase: MSDDLQVHREEIDRLDDQILRLLNERSKSVIEIGRLKKLKDAEANLHTPAREAAIFERLSKQNTGPFPTEAIRAVYREIMSASLSLEGPQKVAYLGPRATFTHMACMQKFGASAQYIPVNSIKDVFSEVERGRANFGVVPIENTTEGVVNHTLDMFVDSNLLIYGEVLQEVAHHLMSKSGVAGDIKRIYSHPHAIAQCRNWLETNLPHVPVSEVASTARAAEMSVDDPSAAAIASELASQLYGLKVVTARIEDNINNFTRFLVLSQKAPQRTGRDKTSLMLSVKDKVGALYDLLRPFASHGLNMTKIESRPSRRKAWEYIFFVDIEGHIDEERVKKAAEEVKSRCLFMKILGSYPAYT; encoded by the coding sequence ATGTCTGATGACTTGCAAGTCCATCGGGAAGAAATCGACCGGCTCGACGATCAGATCTTGCGCCTCCTGAACGAGCGCTCGAAATCGGTGATCGAGATCGGCCGGCTGAAAAAGCTGAAGGATGCCGAGGCGAATTTGCATACCCCGGCGCGCGAAGCGGCGATTTTCGAACGTCTCAGCAAGCAAAACACCGGGCCGTTTCCCACCGAAGCTATCCGGGCAGTGTACCGCGAAATCATGTCGGCGTCGTTATCCCTGGAGGGGCCTCAAAAGGTCGCCTACCTCGGACCGAGGGCCACGTTTACCCATATGGCCTGCATGCAAAAGTTCGGGGCGTCCGCCCAGTATATTCCCGTCAACAGCATTAAAGACGTCTTCAGCGAAGTGGAACGCGGGCGTGCCAATTTCGGAGTGGTGCCCATCGAGAACACGACCGAGGGCGTGGTGAATCACACGCTGGACATGTTTGTTGACTCCAACCTGTTGATTTACGGCGAAGTATTGCAGGAAGTGGCGCATCATCTCATGTCGAAGAGCGGGGTGGCGGGAGACATCAAGCGCATCTATTCGCATCCTCATGCCATTGCGCAATGCCGCAATTGGCTGGAAACGAATTTGCCACACGTGCCGGTGTCTGAAGTCGCGAGTACCGCGCGGGCTGCGGAAATGTCGGTGGATGATCCCTCAGCCGCCGCGATCGCGTCGGAATTGGCGTCTCAGCTCTATGGCTTAAAGGTCGTCACGGCGCGGATCGAAGACAATATCAATAACTTCACCCGGTTTCTCGTGCTGTCGCAGAAGGCGCCGCAGCGGACCGGGCGCGACAAGACGTCATTGATGCTGTCGGTCAAAGACAAAGTCGGCGCGCTCTACGATTTGTTGCGACCGTTTGCCTCCCATGGCCTGAACATGACGAAGATCGAATCGCGCCCCTCACGTCGCAAGGCCTGGGAATACATTTTCTTTGTCGATATCGAAGGGCACATCGACGAAGAGCGGGTGAAAAAGGCGGCTGAAGAAGTCAAGAGCCGCTGCCTGTTCATGAAGATTCTCGGGTCGTATCCCGCCTATACCTAG
- a CDS encoding YebC/PmpR family DNA-binding transcriptional regulator encodes MGGHSHWATIKRHKSAVDAKRGKIFTRIIRELTIAARSGGDPDGNPRLRLAIAKAKEANMPGDTMKKAIQRGTGELPGVTYEEFTLEGYGPGGTAVLLEITSDNRNRTVAEIRSLLTKNGGNMAEAGAVAWQFHKKGVLVVEKGKVEEDALLTVALEAGAEDVKVGDKAFEVLTSPQDFEAVKKALSDAKIDYTLAELNFIPQNTIALEEKAAEHMLKLMEILDEHDDVQKVHANFDISDEVMEKVAAATA; translated from the coding sequence ATGGGTGGCCATAGTCATTGGGCAACAATCAAGCGGCATAAGTCAGCGGTGGATGCCAAGCGGGGAAAAATCTTCACCCGTATCATCCGAGAATTGACCATTGCAGCCCGATCAGGCGGCGACCCTGATGGCAACCCGCGGTTGCGACTGGCCATTGCCAAGGCCAAAGAAGCCAACATGCCCGGCGACACTATGAAGAAGGCGATTCAGCGCGGCACCGGCGAGTTGCCCGGCGTGACCTATGAAGAATTCACGCTGGAAGGCTACGGCCCTGGTGGAACGGCGGTGCTGTTGGAAATCACCTCCGACAATCGGAATCGTACGGTGGCGGAGATCCGTAGCCTCTTGACGAAGAACGGCGGCAATATGGCCGAGGCCGGGGCCGTGGCCTGGCAGTTTCACAAGAAAGGCGTCTTGGTCGTCGAAAAGGGGAAGGTCGAAGAAGATGCGCTCCTCACCGTAGCGTTGGAGGCTGGGGCCGAAGATGTGAAGGTGGGCGACAAGGCCTTCGAAGTGCTGACCAGCCCGCAGGATTTCGAAGCCGTGAAGAAGGCCCTGAGCGACGCGAAGATTGACTATACGCTTGCCGAATTGAACTTCATTCCCCAGAATACGATTGCGTTGGAGGAGAAAGCGGCGGAGCACATGTTGAAGCTCATGGAAATTCTGGACGAGCACGACGACGTTCAGAAGGTGCATGCCAACTTCGATATTTCCGATGAAGTGATGGAAAAGGTTGCCGCTGCCACCGCGTGA
- a CDS encoding adenylyl-sulfate kinase, which produces MTQHDQRKSQESLNIVIVGHVDHGKSTLVGRLYADTGSLPEGKLEKVQAICRQQGKEFEYAFLFDAFLEEQEQGITIDTARTFFIWNERQYIIIDAPGHKEFLKNMISGAARAEAALLLIDAVEGVREQSKKHGYLLSLLGVTQFAVVVNKMDLVGYRQDVFDGIEKEYREFLGQFRAVPQQMIPVSAKMGDNIAVRSRHMNWYQGPTVLDTLALFKKEQVRSEQPLRFPLQDVYKFDARRILAGRITAGRLKVGDHLVFSPSNKTAIVQSIEGFNVDPPSSEAQAGQSVGITLDEQIFVERGEIASHRDSVPLVSTVVRVNLFWMGRRPLEKGRKYTLRLATREVACEVATIHRIIDTADLAQLQESQSVAKNQVAEVTLRVKSPIAFDLSSSFESTGRFVLVDEYDISGGGIITELLHDEQEGLREEARQREYAWLTGDVRPEDRALQYGHRAAIVLFTGSAQTGKTFLARRVEALLVADSRHAYLLEGENLLQGLDADLSAADPSFASERVRRYGEVARLLIDTGLIVVSTSKTFGINYQRMADMIRTLVQPAPVIAVHMSRVGEEPPPNTDLHFAGPQDFDAAARQIVEELKRKGVLIEPSGTRSTIQYSI; this is translated from the coding sequence ATGACACAGCACGATCAACGTAAGTCGCAGGAAAGTTTGAATATCGTCATCGTGGGGCATGTCGACCATGGAAAATCCACGCTGGTGGGCCGGCTCTATGCCGATACCGGTTCGTTGCCTGAAGGCAAATTGGAAAAGGTGCAGGCGATCTGCCGCCAACAGGGCAAGGAATTCGAGTATGCGTTCCTCTTCGACGCCTTTCTGGAAGAGCAAGAGCAGGGGATTACGATCGACACGGCCCGCACGTTTTTTATTTGGAACGAGCGGCAGTACATCATCATCGACGCCCCGGGGCATAAAGAGTTCCTGAAAAACATGATCTCGGGAGCGGCTCGCGCCGAAGCGGCCTTGTTGCTGATCGATGCCGTGGAAGGCGTGCGTGAGCAATCCAAGAAGCACGGGTATCTGCTGTCCCTGTTGGGCGTGACGCAGTTTGCGGTCGTCGTCAACAAGATGGATCTGGTCGGTTATCGACAGGATGTGTTTGACGGCATCGAAAAAGAATATCGGGAGTTTCTGGGGCAGTTCCGGGCCGTGCCGCAGCAGATGATCCCGGTCAGTGCCAAGATGGGCGACAATATCGCGGTTCGCAGCCGCCACATGAATTGGTATCAGGGGCCCACGGTGCTGGACACACTCGCGCTCTTCAAGAAGGAGCAAGTGCGTTCCGAGCAACCCCTTCGATTCCCGTTGCAGGATGTGTACAAGTTCGATGCCCGGCGGATCTTGGCCGGCCGCATTACCGCCGGTCGGCTGAAGGTCGGTGACCACCTGGTGTTTTCTCCATCCAACAAAACGGCGATTGTGCAATCGATCGAGGGATTCAACGTCGATCCGCCATCGAGTGAGGCCCAGGCCGGACAATCGGTCGGGATCACGCTCGACGAACAAATTTTTGTGGAGCGCGGAGAGATCGCGTCGCACCGGGATTCGGTGCCGCTGGTTTCTACCGTGGTCCGGGTGAACTTGTTCTGGATGGGACGGCGTCCGCTGGAGAAGGGACGCAAATACACCCTTCGATTGGCCACGAGGGAGGTTGCCTGTGAGGTGGCCACAATCCATCGGATTATCGATACGGCAGATTTGGCCCAACTTCAGGAGAGCCAGTCGGTAGCCAAGAACCAGGTGGCTGAGGTGACTCTGCGGGTCAAGTCGCCGATCGCGTTCGACCTTTCGTCTTCTTTCGAATCGACCGGTCGGTTCGTGTTGGTGGATGAGTATGACATTTCCGGCGGCGGCATCATCACCGAATTGCTACACGATGAACAGGAGGGACTTCGCGAGGAGGCACGTCAGCGGGAATACGCCTGGCTCACGGGAGACGTCCGTCCAGAAGATCGAGCCCTGCAGTATGGGCACCGGGCCGCTATTGTGCTCTTCACCGGATCGGCCCAGACAGGCAAGACCTTTCTGGCCCGTCGAGTCGAGGCCCTGCTGGTGGCCGATAGCCGGCATGCCTATCTGTTGGAGGGCGAGAACCTCTTGCAGGGATTGGATGCGGATTTGTCGGCGGCCGATCCTTCGTTCGCCTCCGAGCGAGTGCGTCGGTACGGTGAGGTTGCCAGGCTGTTGATTGATACGGGGCTCATTGTGGTGTCGACCAGCAAAACGTTCGGCATCAACTATCAACGCATGGCAGACATGATTCGGACCCTGGTCCAACCTGCTCCAGTGATCGCGGTGCACATGAGTCGAGTCGGAGAAGAGCCGCCGCCGAATACGGATCTGCATTTTGCGGGACCACAGGATTTCGATGCAGCCGCCCGGCAGATTGTTGAGGAACTGAAGCGGAAGGGTGTGTTGATTGAGCCCTCCGGGACCAGGTCCACGATCCAGTATTCCATCTGA
- the ruvA gene encoding Holliday junction branch migration protein RuvA, translated as MIALLTGQLAFKAPSHVTLDVHGVGYEVLIPLSTYYSLPNQHESVTLSIHTHVREDAIQLFGFLTGAEKEAFLLLTSISGIGPKLGLSVLSTLSVQDLFSAIQAGDTETLGTVSGIGKKSAARIALELKDKVARLHPVGASIGSESGQPQSALSEDALSALVNLGYRQPDVKEALKRVEKSGAMTQGLEQVIREALKDLAKG; from the coding sequence ATGATCGCCTTACTGACGGGCCAGTTGGCCTTCAAGGCGCCTTCGCACGTGACGCTCGATGTTCACGGCGTCGGCTACGAAGTCTTGATTCCCCTCAGTACCTATTATTCTCTGCCCAATCAGCATGAGTCCGTCACGCTGAGCATCCACACCCACGTGCGTGAAGATGCCATTCAGCTGTTTGGTTTTCTGACGGGGGCGGAGAAGGAAGCGTTTCTTCTCCTGACCAGCATTTCCGGTATCGGACCCAAATTAGGGTTGAGCGTCCTGTCCACGCTTTCCGTTCAGGACCTCTTCTCGGCCATTCAAGCCGGCGATACCGAAACGCTCGGCACGGTGTCGGGGATCGGAAAAAAGTCGGCCGCCAGAATTGCCTTGGAACTCAAGGATAAGGTGGCACGACTCCACCCGGTGGGCGCCTCGATCGGGAGTGAGAGCGGGCAACCGCAGAGCGCCTTGTCCGAAGACGCCCTCTCAGCCCTCGTGAATCTGGGGTACCGACAGCCGGATGTGAAAGAGGCGTTGAAGCGGGTGGAAAAGTCCGGCGCGATGACGCAGGGATTGGAGCAGGTGATTCGAGAGGCCCTCAAAGACCTTGCCAAGGGGTGA
- the ruvB gene encoding Holliday junction branch migration DNA helicase RuvB: MTERTVSSQLTDDERGLEAALRPQSLQEYVGQPRMKESLEICIEAAKRRGEALDHAIFYGPPGLGKTTIAHIIAREMGSAIRSTSGLVLSHAGDLAAILTNLQERDVLFIDEIHRLPASVEEALYPAMEDYQLDLVVGQGASTRTVKLELPRFTLVGATTRAGALTSPLRDRFGLVHRLEFYSPQELTSIVTRSAGLLHIPIDEAGAAEIARRARGTPRIVNRLIKRIRDYAEIKAQGRITKSVAQDALVWLAVDAAGLDEMDRRILLTVIDKFNGGPVGVDSLAAAVQEDRGTLEDVYEPYLIQAGFLERTGRGRQATRLAYDHFKKQKDLLPFSSNSDSSATP; this comes from the coding sequence ATGACCGAGCGCACGGTGAGCAGCCAACTGACAGACGATGAACGCGGGCTCGAAGCGGCCTTACGTCCGCAGAGCCTGCAGGAGTATGTCGGTCAGCCACGGATGAAAGAGTCCCTGGAGATTTGTATCGAGGCCGCCAAGCGGCGAGGCGAGGCCTTGGACCATGCCATTTTTTACGGCCCGCCGGGATTGGGCAAGACGACGATCGCGCATATTATCGCACGGGAGATGGGATCGGCCATCCGTTCCACCTCCGGCCTGGTGTTGAGTCACGCCGGGGATCTTGCGGCGATTTTGACGAATTTGCAGGAGCGGGATGTCCTCTTCATCGATGAGATCCATCGCCTGCCGGCTTCGGTTGAGGAAGCCCTCTACCCGGCGATGGAAGACTACCAGCTCGATCTGGTCGTGGGGCAGGGAGCGTCGACCAGGACCGTGAAGCTGGAATTGCCGAGGTTTACGCTTGTCGGGGCCACGACGAGAGCCGGCGCCTTGACTTCACCGCTCAGAGATCGGTTCGGGTTGGTGCACCGGCTGGAATTTTATTCTCCCCAGGAACTCACCTCCATTGTGACGCGCTCAGCCGGATTGCTGCATATCCCCATCGACGAAGCCGGGGCAGCCGAGATTGCCAGACGGGCTCGCGGCACACCCCGCATTGTGAACCGGCTGATCAAGCGCATCAGGGACTATGCTGAGATCAAGGCTCAGGGGCGTATCACCAAATCGGTGGCGCAGGACGCGCTGGTGTGGCTGGCGGTCGATGCGGCCGGCCTGGACGAGATGGACCGGCGCATTCTGTTGACGGTGATCGACAAGTTTAACGGGGGACCGGTCGGGGTGGATTCCTTAGCGGCCGCAGTGCAGGAGGATAGAGGCACGCTCGAGGATGTCTATGAACCCTATCTGATCCAGGCGGGCTTTCTGGAGCGAACCGGCCGTGGCCGCCAGGCAACCAGGTTGGCGTACGACCATTTCAAGAAACAGAAGGATCTGCTGCCTTTCTCCAGCAACTCCGATTCCAGCGCAACTCCTTGA
- a CDS encoding histidinol-phosphate transaminase: MPLKVHPDIASLVPYVPGKPIEELQRELGLPRAVKLASNENPIGPSPKALAVLAETASTLHRYPDGGAFRLRGALAERWKVTPDHVILGNGSDEILGLLARTFLAPGDEAVMAEHTFVIYKMEVKAAHGVVVEVPQKAWHHDLSAMAAAITDKTRLLFVCNPNNPTGTMATKTEVAALMARVPEHVVVVFDEAYYEYVRHPEFPDSIGYVKAGRNAIVLRTFSKIYGLAGLRIGYGITTPEMTNYLNRIRPPFNANSMAQRAALAALDDEAHVAASRSLNHAEMDHVRAGLQRLGFEALPSETNFLYFDVGRDGRVVFDALLRKGIIVRHIDGSMLRVTIGLPEENQLFLSALQDVLGASR, from the coding sequence ATGCCATTGAAGGTGCATCCCGATATCGCCTCCCTTGTGCCGTACGTTCCCGGAAAACCGATTGAAGAACTGCAACGGGAGCTGGGCCTACCGCGTGCCGTGAAGTTGGCCTCCAATGAAAACCCCATCGGCCCTTCGCCGAAAGCGCTCGCCGTGTTGGCCGAGACCGCATCCACGCTGCATCGGTACCCCGACGGGGGAGCGTTCCGCTTACGAGGGGCGCTGGCAGAACGGTGGAAGGTCACGCCAGATCACGTTATTCTGGGTAACGGTTCGGATGAAATCCTCGGACTTCTTGCGCGCACGTTTTTGGCGCCGGGAGATGAGGCGGTCATGGCCGAACATACGTTCGTGATCTACAAGATGGAGGTGAAGGCTGCGCACGGAGTGGTGGTGGAAGTACCCCAGAAGGCCTGGCACCACGATTTGTCGGCGATGGCGGCGGCCATTACCGACAAGACGCGATTGCTCTTTGTGTGTAATCCCAACAACCCGACCGGTACCATGGCCACCAAAACCGAAGTGGCGGCATTGATGGCTCGTGTGCCTGAGCACGTCGTGGTGGTGTTCGACGAGGCCTATTACGAGTATGTCCGGCATCCGGAATTTCCCGACTCGATCGGATATGTGAAGGCCGGGCGGAATGCCATTGTGCTGCGGACCTTCTCCAAGATTTATGGGCTGGCCGGTCTGCGGATCGGGTACGGTATCACGACGCCGGAGATGACCAATTACCTGAATCGAATCCGTCCGCCCTTCAACGCCAACAGTATGGCGCAACGTGCGGCGTTGGCAGCGCTGGATGATGAGGCCCACGTGGCCGCGAGTCGATCGCTCAACCATGCGGAAATGGATCACGTACGGGCAGGCCTGCAGCGACTTGGGTTTGAGGCGTTGCCGAGCGAAACGAATTTTCTCTATTTCGATGTGGGACGGGATGGGCGTGTCGTGTTCGATGCGCTGCTCCGCAAGGGGATCATTGTGCGTCATATTGACGGCTCAATGTTGCGAGTGACCATCGGCCTTCCGGAAGAAAATCAACTGTTCCTGAGCGCGCTGCAAGACGTGTTGGGCGCGTCGCGATAA
- a CDS encoding prephenate dehydrogenase/arogenate dehydrogenase family protein, with product MKTPHFKQVAIIGVGLIGGSLGMILRRQQLADSVVGIGRRLENLKTAVEVGAIDRYVSDPREGVEGADFVLLATPVDTYERHLQEWAGCLKPGTIVSDVGSVKGDLVTRSEALLPAAVRFVGAHPIAGKEKTGVAAGSETLFTGARCILTPTTKTDSEALQIVRAIWELAGSIVLEMDPFLHDKILGAVSHLPHVAAFALMTALADVRDHGVPELDLAGHSGGGLRDTTRIAASSPEMWRDIFLWNRENVVSLIETYERHLGELKRLIAAGDAAGIEKQLDKAKYERDQLTLKTPRRT from the coding sequence ATGAAGACACCACATTTTAAACAAGTGGCGATTATCGGCGTCGGGCTGATCGGCGGCTCGCTGGGCATGATCCTGCGTCGGCAGCAACTGGCCGATTCCGTAGTCGGCATCGGCCGGCGGCTGGAGAACCTGAAAACGGCGGTGGAAGTCGGTGCCATCGATCGGTACGTGTCCGATCCGCGGGAAGGCGTCGAAGGGGCCGACTTTGTCCTGCTGGCGACGCCCGTCGATACCTACGAGCGTCACCTTCAGGAATGGGCCGGTTGTCTCAAGCCGGGCACCATCGTGAGTGATGTGGGCAGTGTGAAGGGCGACCTGGTGACACGCTCGGAAGCCTTACTGCCCGCCGCGGTGAGGTTTGTGGGCGCGCATCCCATTGCCGGGAAGGAGAAAACGGGGGTTGCCGCTGGCTCGGAGACGCTCTTCACGGGTGCACGTTGCATTCTGACTCCCACCACGAAGACCGACTCCGAGGCCTTGCAGATCGTTCGTGCAATCTGGGAACTGGCCGGATCGATTGTCTTGGAGATGGATCCGTTCCTGCACGACAAGATCCTCGGCGCCGTCAGTCACCTCCCGCACGTCGCGGCCTTTGCGTTGATGACGGCATTGGCGGATGTGCGCGATCACGGCGTGCCGGAGTTGGATCTGGCCGGTCACTCTGGCGGAGGATTGCGGGATACGACGAGAATCGCCGCGAGTTCGCCGGAAATGTGGCGGGACATTTTCTTGTGGAACCGCGAAAATGTCGTGTCGTTGATCGAGACCTATGAGCGGCATCTCGGCGAGCTGAAGCGATTGATTGCCGCCGGTGACGCGGCGGGCATCGAAAAACAGCTGGATAAGGCTAAGTATGAGCGGGACCAGCTCACACTCAAGACACCGAGGAGGACCTAG
- the aroF gene encoding 3-deoxy-7-phosphoheptulonate synthase: protein MIIVLKPDASEREVDHIIDRLRELGLKSHISTGQERTIIGVIGDDRILHNQPLTALAGVESVLPILAPWKLVSREFKKENTIIDVNGVKIGDKKITIMAGPCAVERLELTVGIAHEVKSSGATVLRGGAYKPRTSPYSFQGLGREGLDYLVEAKKQTGLPVVSEILDTRDIELFLEKADIIQVGARNMQNFELLKEVGAYDKPVLLKRGLSATIKEFLLSAEYIMSRGNRNVMLCERGIRTFETQYRNTLDLAAIPTLKDLSHLPVIVDPSHATGKWDLVAPMSKAAIAAGADGLLIEVHSNPECALCDGEESIPPSKFKELMGDLRKIAAAVDRTL from the coding sequence ATGATTATTGTCTTGAAGCCTGACGCTTCGGAGCGGGAAGTCGATCACATCATCGACCGGCTCCGTGAACTGGGGTTGAAGTCGCACATTTCGACGGGGCAGGAACGCACCATTATCGGGGTGATTGGGGACGACCGGATTTTGCACAATCAGCCGTTGACGGCGTTGGCCGGTGTTGAGAGTGTGTTGCCGATCTTGGCGCCCTGGAAACTGGTCAGCCGGGAATTCAAGAAAGAGAACACCATCATCGACGTCAACGGAGTCAAGATCGGCGATAAAAAGATCACGATCATGGCCGGCCCCTGTGCGGTCGAACGGTTGGAGTTGACGGTCGGGATCGCGCATGAAGTCAAATCCTCCGGTGCCACGGTGTTGCGCGGTGGAGCGTACAAGCCTCGAACGTCTCCCTATTCGTTCCAGGGCCTGGGACGGGAGGGGCTGGATTATCTGGTGGAGGCCAAGAAGCAGACGGGGCTTCCTGTCGTGAGCGAGATTCTGGATACCCGCGACATCGAGTTGTTCCTCGAAAAAGCCGACATCATTCAAGTCGGCGCCCGCAACATGCAGAACTTTGAGTTGCTCAAGGAAGTCGGGGCCTATGACAAGCCGGTGTTATTGAAGCGGGGCCTTTCAGCGACGATCAAGGAATTTCTGTTGTCCGCGGAGTACATCATGTCCCGCGGCAATCGTAACGTGATGTTGTGCGAGCGCGGCATCCGCACCTTCGAAACGCAGTATCGGAACACGCTGGATCTTGCGGCCATCCCTACGCTGAAAGACCTGTCGCATCTACCGGTGATCGTCGATCCCAGCCACGCAACCGGCAAATGGGATTTGGTGGCGCCAATGTCGAAGGCGGCGATCGCGGCCGGGGCCGATGGGCTGCTGATCGAAGTGCATTCCAACCCCGAATGTGCCCTGTGTGACGGGGAGGAGTCGATTCCGCCATCGAAATTCAAGGAGTTGATGGGAGACTTGCGGAAGATTGCGGCCGCAGTCGATCGTACACTGTAA
- a CDS encoding PCP reductase family protein, with product MKFVCLNCETYMTFQKVEKPGEGSLGVFFGCPSCEAKFSMVTNPGETQMVASLGVKLGGRTETAEPFEMTRGTLKDEAQAGAGQMAAYLNEKIQGGQPATAKPAAPAASGEKTSGGCPFSAMVAEMGLTSGGKPQNGTGASEFTWTPDATEKLERLPSFVKPMVQSSVEAFARKHGYKTITLQVMDDSKNDSPNGIAWTKDAEQRMDNIPDFIRPMARREIERIAKERGLAEITAQVMDEAKEKFMKFM from the coding sequence ATGAAGTTCGTTTGCCTGAACTGCGAGACCTACATGACGTTTCAGAAGGTCGAAAAACCCGGTGAGGGCTCACTCGGTGTGTTCTTCGGCTGTCCATCCTGCGAAGCCAAGTTTTCGATGGTGACGAACCCCGGTGAGACCCAAATGGTCGCGTCCCTTGGCGTCAAGCTTGGAGGTCGAACAGAGACCGCAGAGCCATTCGAGATGACTCGGGGAACTCTGAAGGACGAGGCTCAGGCGGGTGCAGGTCAAATGGCGGCGTATCTCAATGAGAAGATCCAGGGTGGTCAACCGGCGACGGCAAAGCCTGCCGCCCCGGCGGCCAGCGGAGAGAAGACCAGCGGAGGATGCCCGTTCTCAGCCATGGTGGCTGAGATGGGGTTGACCTCGGGCGGGAAGCCGCAAAATGGAACCGGCGCCAGCGAATTTACCTGGACCCCGGATGCGACAGAAAAGCTGGAGCGTCTCCCGTCTTTTGTGAAGCCGATGGTGCAAAGTAGCGTGGAAGCCTTTGCGCGCAAGCATGGATACAAGACAATTACGCTGCAAGTCATGGATGACTCTAAGAACGATTCGCCAAACGGCATTGCCTGGACAAAGGATGCCGAGCAGCGCATGGATAATATCCCTGACTTTATCCGTCCTATGGCCAGACGGGAAATCGAGCGGATTGCCAAGGAGCGGGGCCTGGCCGAGATCACCGCGCAGGTGATGGACGAGGCCAAAGAGAAGTTTATGAAATTCATGTAG